In the Gasterosteus aculeatus chromosome X, fGasAcu3.hap1.1, whole genome shotgun sequence genome, one interval contains:
- the asb15a gene encoding dynein axonemal heavy chain 12 isoform X3 — translation MSAAGTLCTGRWSNLWSWSYRRCCTVASLRLTLEERTSEGESFLTLAVTAGFVENVKMLLDYGASPHTTNSNNESPLLLAVRSGSCQMVSSLIAGGARVGQVCLKKWTAMHEACRAGCVGVVDLLLQNGGQVSETDQYGVTLLGVAAEYGHSEVLELLIKHGADVNGRAPNGDSVLYDAAGSGNLDCIDILLQHGANPNIHNLSSQLPIHHAAYEGHLLALRTLIPITTRRALRLSGYSPVHSAADGGHAPCLELLLREGFDVNARLAPHVSHGYGDARSSPLYFAVSNRDAACTEILLRSGAQPDLDPLCCLLVAVRSGCREIARLLLEAGADANCRSALTSDATFPTALQYCLKDEAMMRLLLHSGYDAEKCFRCNHGDDWDPLSGSDDSPETKEGVAFCDFVSAPRLAGLAGRVVSILLDYVGPVSLCSKLTKLVERHEEWPRIHRTTCNPRSLSHLSRVVIRKHLSCSALRSAQLPDRLRDFLMFRGNDLHD, via the exons ATGAGCGCGGCTGGTACCCTCTGCACAGGGCGGTGGTCCAACCTCTGGTCCTGGTCCTACAGACGGTGCTGCACGGTGG CGTCTCTCCGTCTGACTCTGGAGGAAAGGACCTCGGAGGGAGAGAGCTTCCTCACTCTGGCAGTGACAGCTGGTTTTGTGGAGAACGTGAAGATGCTGCTGGACTACGGAGCTTCTCCTCACACGACCAACAGCAACAACGAATCCCCTCTGCTTCTAG CGGTCCGATCCGGATCTTGCCAGATGGTTTCCAGTCTGATAGCCGGGGGGGCTCGGGTGGGGCAGGTGTGTCTGAAGAAGTGGACGGCCATGCACGAGGCCTGCAGGGCCGGCTGCGTTGGCGTCgtggacctgctgctgcagaacggAGGTCAGGTCTCGGAGACAGACCAGTACGGAGTGACTCTTCTGGGCGTCGCTGCGGAGTACGGCCACTCGGAGGTCCTGGAGCTCCTCATCAAACACG gtgccGATGTAAACGGCCGGGCGCCGAACGGCGACAGCGTCTTGTACGACGCCGCGGGCTCAGGGAATCTAGACTGCATCGACATCCTGCTGCAGCACGGAGCGAACCCCAACATCCATAACCTGAGCTCCCAGCTGCCCATCCACCACGCCGCCTACGAGGGACACCTCCT CGCTTTGAGGACTTTGATCCCGATCACCACCCGGCGAGCCCTGCGTCTGTCCGGCTACAGCCCGGTGCACTCCGCCGCCGACGGAGGCCACGCCCCctgcctggagctgctgctgcgggAAGGCTTCGACGTCAACGCCCGGCTAGCCCCCCACGTCTCCCACGGCTACGGCGACGCGAGAAGCAGCCCGCTGTACTTCGCCGTCTCCAACAGGGACGCGGCCTGCACCGAGATCCTGCTGAGGTCGGGGGCTCAACCCGACCTGGACCCGCTGTGCTGCCTCCTGGTGGCGGTCCGGTCGGGGTGCCGCGAAATCGCtaggctgctgctggaggccggggCGGACGCCAACTGTCGCTCGGCATTGACGAGCGACGCAACGTTTCCCACGGCGCTGCAGTACTGCCTGAAGGACGAGGCGATGATGAGGCTGTTGCTCCATAGCGGCTACGACGCCGAGAAGTGTTTCCGTTGTAACCATGGCGACGACTGGGACCCCCTGAGCGGGTCCGACGACTCGCCGGAGACGAAGGAGGGAGTCGCA TTCTGCGACTTTGTCAGCGCCCCCCGCCTGGCGGGCCTGGCGGGCCGGGTGGTGTCGATCCTCCTCGACTACGTTGGACcggtttctctctgcagcaaaCTGACGAAGCTGGTGGAGAGACACGAGGAGTGGCCTCGCATCCACCGCACCACGT GTAACCCTCGCTCTCTGTCTCACCTGAGCAGAGTGGTGATCAGGAAACACCTGAGCTGCAGCGCTCTGAGGTCCGCCCAGCTGCCCGACCGGCTGAGGGACTTCCTGATGTTCAGAGGGAACGACCTCCACGACTAA
- the LOC120809274 gene encoding ankyrin repeat and SOCS box protein 15 has translation MDTHEEYAEEELSDYIIQLSIQDSCQDAFLKSAASLGAATDENLKVLAAIEQGEVLMLRGMLRHTFAFRERDSRGWLPLHRAASQPVLEILQTVLTSGARGLGLEERTAVGGETPLTLAVKAVLVHNVRTLLEHGASPLNTNGSNESPLLLAVKAGSCEMTSTLMEHNAWVDQVCCRKRTAMHEAAAAGDVDVLMLLLRNGGRVNQRDESGRTPLALAAEHGHFHVAEILLNCGSSVNSQACNGESVLMDAAGSGSTACIQLLLDNGADPNLPSATGHLPVHKVAHAGHYDALKRLLPLTTKKAIKEAGQSPVHSAAEGGRRHCLKLLLARGFNVNYRMDARNSESYRDMRRSALYFAVSNGDVDCTRLLLAAGARTDLDPLCCLLVAVRSGRHEIVKLLLTAKADVNRCFAVVSDTVFPTALQYCLKDEAMMRLLLNAGYEVERCFRCHHDDALRAPNEAGGEIPFCEFMSLCCVVHLSGAVVRTLLDYVGHVHICSKLRLLLEGQREWPEIRDVLNSPRSLRHLCRLEVRRCLTLKRLNNPEIMSSQVFPPRLRSFLLYQELDLYSRDPRRIVPT, from the exons CTGAGGGGGATGCTGAGGCACACCTTCGCCTTCAGGGAGCGGGACAGTCGCGGCTGGCTTCCCCTCCATCGAGCCGCCTCGCAGCCGGTCCTGGAGATTCTGCAGACCGTCCTGACAT CGGGTGCTCGGGGGCTCGgcctggaggagaggacggcCGTGGGGGGCGAGACGCCGCTGACACTTGCGGTGAAAGCCGTGCTAGTGCACAACGTGAGGACCCTACTGGAGCACGGGGCCTCGCCTCTCAACACCAACGGCAGCAACGAGTCGCCGCTGCTGCtcg CGGTGAAGGCCGGCTCGTGCGAGATGACGTCCACGCTGATGGAGCACAACGCCTGGGTGGATCAGGTCTGCTGCAGGAAGAGGACGGCGATGCACGAGGCAGCCGCGGCCGGCGACGTGGACGTCCTtatgctgctgctgaggaacGGCGGCCGTGTCAACCAGAGGGACGAATCGGGCAGGACGCCGCTCGCCTTGGCTGCGGAGCACGGGCACTTCCACGTGGCTGAGATTCTGCTGAACTGTG GTAGCTCAGTGAACTCCCAGGCCTGTAACGGGGAAAGCGTTCTGATGGACGCGGCCGGGTCCGGAAGCACCGCCTGcattcagctgctgctggacaacGGAGCCGACCCCAACCTGCCGAGTGCCACCGGTCACCTGCCCGTCCACAAGGTGGCGCACGCTGGACACTACGA TGCCCTGAAGAGGCTGCTGCCTTTGACTACCAAGAAGGCCATCAAAGAGGCGGGCCAGAGCCCGGTGCACTCGGCGGCGGAGGGAGGCCGGCGCCACTGCCTGAAGCTCCTGTTGGCCCGCGGCTTCAACGTCAACTACCGCATGGACGCCAGAAACTCCGAAAGCTACCGGGATATGCGGAGGAGCGCCTTGTACTTTGCCGTCTCCAACGGGGACGTGGACTGCACCCGGCTGCTGCTAGCGGCCGGGGCGAGGACGGACCTGGACCCGCTGTGCTGCCTCCTGGTGGCGGTCCGCTCGGGGCGCCACGAGATCGTCAAGCTGCTGCTGACGGCCAAGGCCGACGTGAACCGCTGCTTTGCGGTGGTGAGCGACACGGTGTTTCCCACGGCGCTGCAGTACTGCCTGAAGGACGAGGCGATGATGAGGCTGCTCCTCAACGCCGGCTATGAGGTGGAGAGGTGCTTCCGCTGTCACCATGACGACGCCCTGCGTGCGCCAAATGAGGCGGGGGGCGAAATACCT TTCTGCGAGTTCATGAGCCTCTGCTGCGTGGTGCACCTCTCTGGGGCCGTGGTCCGGACCCTGCTGGACTACGTGGGCCACGTCCACATCTGCTCCAAACTCAGGCTGCTCCTggaggggcagagggagtgGCCCGAAATACGTGACGTCCTCA ACAGCCCTCGCTCCCTCAGGCACCTCTGCAGACTGGAGGTCAGGAGGTGTCTCACCCTGAAGAGACTCAACAACCCCGAAATCATGAGCTCGCAGGTGTTTCCCCCCCGACTGAGGAGCTTCCTGTTGTACCAGGAGCTCGACCTCTACAGCCGGGACCCCCGGCGCATCGTACCAACATAA
- the asb15a gene encoding ankyrin repeat and SOCS box protein 15 isoform X1 produces the protein MSEGWTPDDLKEDQLLHLDVEMSIEESMEREKGPGRSEALQLTEAIKEGDVLALQKLCDFPAAFSQTDERGWYPLHRAVVQPLVLVLQTVLHASLRLTLEERTSEGESFLTLAVTAGFVENVKMLLDYGASPHTTNSNNESPLLLAVRSGSCQMVSSLIAGGARVGQVCLKKWTAMHEACRAGCVGVVDLLLQNGGQVSETDQYGVTLLGVAAEYGHSEVLELLIKHGADVNGRAPNGDSVLYDAAGSGNLDCIDILLQHGANPNIHNLSSQLPIHHAAYEGHLLALRTLIPITTRRALRLSGYSPVHSAADGGHAPCLELLLREGFDVNARLAPHVSHGYGDARSSPLYFAVSNRDAACTEILLRSGAQPDLDPLCCLLVAVRSGCREIARLLLEAGADANCRSALTSDATFPTALQYCLKDEAMMRLLLHSGYDAEKCFRCNHGDDWDPLSGSDDSPETKEGVAFCDFVSAPRLAGLAGRVVSILLDYVGPVSLCSKLTKLVERHEEWPRIHRTTCNPRSLSHLSRVVIRKHLSCSALRSAQLPDRLRDFLMFRGNDLHD, from the exons ATGTCCGAAGGATGGACACCTGATGACCTGAAGGAAGACCAGCTTCTGCACTTGGACGTTGAGATGAGCATTGAGGAGTCGATGGAACGTGAAAAGGGACCCGGAAG GAGTGAAGCTCTGCAGCTCACAGAGGCCATCAAAGAAG GTGACGTACTCGCCTTGCAGAAGCTGTGTGATTTCCCAGCAGCCTTCAGTCAGACGGATGAGCGCGGCTGGTACCCTCTGCACAGGGCGGTGGTCCAACCTCTGGTCCTGGTCCTACAGACGGTGCTGCACG CGTCTCTCCGTCTGACTCTGGAGGAAAGGACCTCGGAGGGAGAGAGCTTCCTCACTCTGGCAGTGACAGCTGGTTTTGTGGAGAACGTGAAGATGCTGCTGGACTACGGAGCTTCTCCTCACACGACCAACAGCAACAACGAATCCCCTCTGCTTCTAG CGGTCCGATCCGGATCTTGCCAGATGGTTTCCAGTCTGATAGCCGGGGGGGCTCGGGTGGGGCAGGTGTGTCTGAAGAAGTGGACGGCCATGCACGAGGCCTGCAGGGCCGGCTGCGTTGGCGTCgtggacctgctgctgcagaacggAGGTCAGGTCTCGGAGACAGACCAGTACGGAGTGACTCTTCTGGGCGTCGCTGCGGAGTACGGCCACTCGGAGGTCCTGGAGCTCCTCATCAAACACG gtgccGATGTAAACGGCCGGGCGCCGAACGGCGACAGCGTCTTGTACGACGCCGCGGGCTCAGGGAATCTAGACTGCATCGACATCCTGCTGCAGCACGGAGCGAACCCCAACATCCATAACCTGAGCTCCCAGCTGCCCATCCACCACGCCGCCTACGAGGGACACCTCCT CGCTTTGAGGACTTTGATCCCGATCACCACCCGGCGAGCCCTGCGTCTGTCCGGCTACAGCCCGGTGCACTCCGCCGCCGACGGAGGCCACGCCCCctgcctggagctgctgctgcgggAAGGCTTCGACGTCAACGCCCGGCTAGCCCCCCACGTCTCCCACGGCTACGGCGACGCGAGAAGCAGCCCGCTGTACTTCGCCGTCTCCAACAGGGACGCGGCCTGCACCGAGATCCTGCTGAGGTCGGGGGCTCAACCCGACCTGGACCCGCTGTGCTGCCTCCTGGTGGCGGTCCGGTCGGGGTGCCGCGAAATCGCtaggctgctgctggaggccggggCGGACGCCAACTGTCGCTCGGCATTGACGAGCGACGCAACGTTTCCCACGGCGCTGCAGTACTGCCTGAAGGACGAGGCGATGATGAGGCTGTTGCTCCATAGCGGCTACGACGCCGAGAAGTGTTTCCGTTGTAACCATGGCGACGACTGGGACCCCCTGAGCGGGTCCGACGACTCGCCGGAGACGAAGGAGGGAGTCGCA TTCTGCGACTTTGTCAGCGCCCCCCGCCTGGCGGGCCTGGCGGGCCGGGTGGTGTCGATCCTCCTCGACTACGTTGGACcggtttctctctgcagcaaaCTGACGAAGCTGGTGGAGAGACACGAGGAGTGGCCTCGCATCCACCGCACCACGT GTAACCCTCGCTCTCTGTCTCACCTGAGCAGAGTGGTGATCAGGAAACACCTGAGCTGCAGCGCTCTGAGGTCCGCCCAGCTGCCCGACCGGCTGAGGGACTTCCTGATGTTCAGAGGGAACGACCTCCACGACTAA
- the asb15a gene encoding ankyrin repeat and SOCS box protein 15 isoform X2 codes for MSEGWTPDDLKEDQLLHLDVEMSIEESMEREKGPGRSEALQLTEAIKEGDVLALQKLCDFPAAFSQTDERGWYPLHRAVVQPLVLVLQTVLHASLRLTLEERTSEGESFLTLAVTAGFVENVKMLLDYGASPHTTNSNNESPLLLAVRSGSCQMVSSLIAGGARVGQVCLKKWTAMHEACRAGCVGVVDLLLQNGGQVSETDQYGVTLLGVAAEYGHSEVLELLIKHGADVNGRAPNGDSVLYDAAGSGNLDCIDILLQHGANPNIHNLSSQLPIHHAAYEGHLLALRTLIPITTRRALRLSGYSPVHSAADGGHAPCLELLLREGFDVNARLAPHVSHGYGDARSSPLYFAVSNRDAACTEILLRSGAQPDLDPLCCLLVAVRSGCREIARLLLEAGADANCRSALTSDATFPTALQYCLKDEAMMRLLLHSGYDAEKCFRCNHGDDWDPLSGSDDSPETKEGVAFCDFVSAPRLAGLAGRVVSILLDYVGPVSLCSKLTKLVERHEEWPRIHRTT; via the exons ATGTCCGAAGGATGGACACCTGATGACCTGAAGGAAGACCAGCTTCTGCACTTGGACGTTGAGATGAGCATTGAGGAGTCGATGGAACGTGAAAAGGGACCCGGAAG GAGTGAAGCTCTGCAGCTCACAGAGGCCATCAAAGAAG GTGACGTACTCGCCTTGCAGAAGCTGTGTGATTTCCCAGCAGCCTTCAGTCAGACGGATGAGCGCGGCTGGTACCCTCTGCACAGGGCGGTGGTCCAACCTCTGGTCCTGGTCCTACAGACGGTGCTGCACG CGTCTCTCCGTCTGACTCTGGAGGAAAGGACCTCGGAGGGAGAGAGCTTCCTCACTCTGGCAGTGACAGCTGGTTTTGTGGAGAACGTGAAGATGCTGCTGGACTACGGAGCTTCTCCTCACACGACCAACAGCAACAACGAATCCCCTCTGCTTCTAG CGGTCCGATCCGGATCTTGCCAGATGGTTTCCAGTCTGATAGCCGGGGGGGCTCGGGTGGGGCAGGTGTGTCTGAAGAAGTGGACGGCCATGCACGAGGCCTGCAGGGCCGGCTGCGTTGGCGTCgtggacctgctgctgcagaacggAGGTCAGGTCTCGGAGACAGACCAGTACGGAGTGACTCTTCTGGGCGTCGCTGCGGAGTACGGCCACTCGGAGGTCCTGGAGCTCCTCATCAAACACG gtgccGATGTAAACGGCCGGGCGCCGAACGGCGACAGCGTCTTGTACGACGCCGCGGGCTCAGGGAATCTAGACTGCATCGACATCCTGCTGCAGCACGGAGCGAACCCCAACATCCATAACCTGAGCTCCCAGCTGCCCATCCACCACGCCGCCTACGAGGGACACCTCCT CGCTTTGAGGACTTTGATCCCGATCACCACCCGGCGAGCCCTGCGTCTGTCCGGCTACAGCCCGGTGCACTCCGCCGCCGACGGAGGCCACGCCCCctgcctggagctgctgctgcgggAAGGCTTCGACGTCAACGCCCGGCTAGCCCCCCACGTCTCCCACGGCTACGGCGACGCGAGAAGCAGCCCGCTGTACTTCGCCGTCTCCAACAGGGACGCGGCCTGCACCGAGATCCTGCTGAGGTCGGGGGCTCAACCCGACCTGGACCCGCTGTGCTGCCTCCTGGTGGCGGTCCGGTCGGGGTGCCGCGAAATCGCtaggctgctgctggaggccggggCGGACGCCAACTGTCGCTCGGCATTGACGAGCGACGCAACGTTTCCCACGGCGCTGCAGTACTGCCTGAAGGACGAGGCGATGATGAGGCTGTTGCTCCATAGCGGCTACGACGCCGAGAAGTGTTTCCGTTGTAACCATGGCGACGACTGGGACCCCCTGAGCGGGTCCGACGACTCGCCGGAGACGAAGGAGGGAGTCGCA TTCTGCGACTTTGTCAGCGCCCCCCGCCTGGCGGGCCTGGCGGGCCGGGTGGTGTCGATCCTCCTCGACTACGTTGGACcggtttctctctgcagcaaaCTGACGAAGCTGGTGGAGAGACACGAGGAGTGGCCTCGCATCCACCGCACCACGT AG